A region from the Polaribacter sp. Hel1_33_78 genome encodes:
- the ppk2 gene encoding polyphosphate kinase 2, whose amino-acid sequence MKFNYEKELEKLHIELVHMQEWVKKEGLKVVVIFEGRDASGKGGTIKRFTEPLNPRICKVVALGVPTEREKTQWYFQRYVQYLPAAGEIALFDRSWYNRAGVEKVMGFCTNDEYDEFLRSCPEFERMLVRSGIIVLKYWFSVSDEEQERRFKNRISNPLKRWKFSPMDLESRAKWLEYSKAKDQMFAHTDTKQVPWFVVNSDNKKKARLNCISHVLSKIPYEKLDVKPIELPPLPDGKGYVRPPMDYQTFVPEKF is encoded by the coding sequence ATGAAATTTAATTACGAAAAAGAACTTGAAAAATTACACATAGAACTAGTACACATGCAAGAATGGGTAAAAAAAGAAGGTTTAAAAGTGGTTGTTATTTTCGAAGGTAGAGATGCTTCTGGAAAAGGTGGCACAATTAAACGTTTTACAGAGCCTTTAAACCCTAGAATCTGTAAAGTGGTTGCTTTGGGCGTGCCTACAGAGAGAGAGAAAACACAATGGTATTTTCAAAGGTATGTGCAATATTTACCCGCTGCTGGCGAAATTGCACTTTTTGATAGAAGTTGGTACAATAGAGCAGGTGTAGAAAAAGTAATGGGGTTTTGTACAAATGATGAATATGATGAGTTTTTACGTTCTTGTCCCGAATTTGAACGCATGTTAGTTAGGTCTGGAATAATCGTTTTAAAATACTGGTTTTCGGTGAGTGATGAAGAACAAGAAAGACGTTTTAAAAATCGAATTTCTAATCCTTTAAAACGCTGGAAATTTAGTCCTATGGATTTAGAATCGCGCGCTAAATGGTTAGAATATTCTAAAGCTAAAGATCAAATGTTTGCACATACAGATACAAAACAAGTTCCTTGGTTTGTGGTAAATTCTGACAATAAAAAGAAAGCTAGGCTAAATTGTATTAGTCATGTTTTAAGCAAAATTCCCTATGAAAAATTAGATGTAAAACCTATAGAACTTCCTCCATTGCCAGATGGTAAAGGATACGTAAGACCTCCAATGGATTATCAAACTTTTGTGCCAGAGAAGTTTTAA
- a CDS encoding alpha/beta fold hydrolase, translated as MLNYYSYSHKTSTKWVTFVHGAGGSSSIWYKQVRDFKKHFNVLILDLRGHGNSKPKLKDTFKTKYTFDSITSDIVEVIDHIKIEKSHFIGISLGTILIRNLAEKRPDLVQSMIMGGAIIKMNFRSQVLMKVGNIFKSVVPYMLLYKLFAFIIMPKRNHKKSRLLFVNEAKKLYQKEFLRWFKLTSEINPLLRFFRTKDIKIPTLYVMGAEDHLFLPSIKNIVSKHVTSSLFVIDNCGHVVNVEQPETFNTKTIGFINSLA; from the coding sequence TTGTTAAATTACTATTCTTATTCTCATAAAACATCCACAAAGTGGGTAACTTTTGTTCACGGAGCAGGAGGCAGTAGTTCTATTTGGTACAAACAGGTGCGCGATTTTAAAAAACATTTTAATGTTTTAATCTTAGATTTACGAGGTCACGGAAATAGCAAGCCAAAGCTAAAAGATACCTTTAAAACAAAGTATACTTTTGATTCTATTACTTCAGATATTGTTGAGGTTATTGACCATATTAAAATAGAAAAATCTCATTTTATTGGAATCTCTTTGGGCACAATTTTGATTCGGAATTTAGCTGAGAAAAGACCTGATTTGGTGCAAAGTATGATTATGGGTGGTGCCATTATAAAGATGAATTTTCGCTCTCAAGTTTTAATGAAAGTGGGTAATATTTTTAAATCGGTGGTTCCTTATATGCTTTTATATAAACTCTTTGCATTTATTATTATGCCTAAGAGAAATCATAAAAAGTCGAGATTATTGTTTGTAAATGAAGCGAAGAAATTATATCAAAAAGAATTTTTACGATGGTTTAAATTGACTTCAGAAATTAATCCGTTGCTGCGATTTTTTAGAACAAAAGATATTAAGATTCCCACATTATATGTTATGGGGGCAGAGGATCATTTGTTTTTACCCTCAATAAAAAATATTGTTTCTAAACATGTTACCTCATCCCTTTTTGTAATTGATAATTGTGGTCATGTTGTAAACGTAGAGCAACCAGAAACTTTTAATACCAAAACGATTGGTTTTATAAATTCGTTAGCATAA
- a CDS encoding aminopeptidase P family protein, producing the protein MKYDKINSQLFIKNRKNFASAMKPNSLAIFNSNDIYPISADSTIPFEQHTDILYLSGVNQEESVLVLFPDCPNENLREILFVRETNDHIAVWEGEKLTKEAAFETSGIKTVYWLQDLEKVFFEMSCYCDTFYINTNEHYRANVETETREDRFTKWLLAKYPAHSVAKSNPILQRLRAVKDPIELDLMQQACNITEKGFRRILKFIKPAVWEYEIEAELLHEFVRNRSKGFAYTPIIASGNNANVLHYIENNQQCKADDLILLDVAAEYATYKSDLTRTVPVSGKFSDRQKAVYNAVNHVKKEATKMLLPGTLWKEYHVEVGKIMTSELLKLGLIDKADVQNEDKDWPAYKKYFMHGTSHHIGLDTHDYGLLHEPMQANNVFTVEPGIYIPKEGFGIRLEDDVVIQEKGEPFNLMGNIPIEAAEIEDIMQG; encoded by the coding sequence ATGAAATACGATAAAATTAACTCACAATTATTTATAAAAAATCGCAAAAACTTTGCTTCAGCAATGAAGCCAAATAGTTTAGCGATTTTTAATTCTAATGATATTTATCCAATAAGTGCAGATAGTACTATTCCTTTTGAACAGCACACAGATATTTTATATTTAAGCGGCGTAAATCAAGAAGAAAGTGTTCTGGTATTGTTTCCTGATTGTCCTAATGAAAACCTGCGAGAAATTTTATTTGTAAGAGAAACCAATGATCACATTGCTGTTTGGGAGGGTGAAAAATTAACAAAAGAAGCGGCTTTTGAAACATCCGGTATTAAAACAGTTTACTGGTTGCAAGATTTAGAGAAAGTGTTTTTCGAAATGTCTTGTTACTGTGATACTTTTTACATCAATACCAATGAACACTATAGAGCCAATGTAGAAACAGAAACGCGTGAAGATCGTTTTACAAAATGGTTGCTAGCAAAATATCCTGCACATTCTGTAGCAAAAAGTAATCCTATTTTGCAACGTCTGCGCGCTGTAAAAGATCCAATTGAATTAGACTTAATGCAACAGGCTTGTAATATAACAGAGAAAGGGTTTCGTAGAATTTTAAAATTTATAAAACCAGCTGTTTGGGAATATGAAATTGAAGCAGAATTATTGCATGAATTTGTTAGAAACCGTTCAAAAGGATTTGCTTACACGCCAATTATTGCTTCAGGGAATAACGCAAATGTATTACACTATATAGAAAATAATCAACAATGTAAGGCTGATGATTTAATCTTATTGGATGTTGCCGCAGAATATGCGACTTACAAAAGTGATTTAACGAGAACAGTGCCTGTTTCTGGTAAATTTTCTGACAGACAAAAAGCAGTTTACAATGCTGTAAATCACGTAAAAAAAGAAGCTACAAAAATGCTACTTCCAGGAACTTTATGGAAAGAATATCATGTAGAAGTTGGCAAAATAATGACCTCAGAATTACTTAAATTAGGTTTAATAGACAAAGCTGATGTTCAAAATGAAGATAAAGATTGGCCTGCTTATAAAAAATATTTCATGCACGGAACTTCCCACCACATTGGTTTAGACACCCATGATTATGGCTTATTACACGAACCAATGCAAGCAAATAATGTGTTTACTGTAGAGCCTGGAATTTATATACCTAAAGAAGGTTTTGGAATTCGTTTAGAAGATGATGTTGTAATTCAAGAAAAAGGGGAACCTTTTAATTTAATGGGTAATATTCCTATTGAAGCAGCTGAAATTGAAGACATTATGCAAGGTTAA